In Phacochoerus africanus isolate WHEZ1 chromosome 1, ROS_Pafr_v1, whole genome shotgun sequence, the following are encoded in one genomic region:
- the RTP4 gene encoding receptor-transporting protein 4 translates to MDSKAQSKRMITDVETWEKTFQELIWQEKPRARWTLKLDGNLQPNSMALGWKQYQQRAFGRFHCSSCHRSWASAQVQVLCHMNLEHQKSQGQVRMRLFGQRCRRCSRSQFEKPEFSTQSTERILTNLVQRILERFYRNGIRKVSEIPVILELPLVGSHDKVNCEACVLGHCVQNLQNSVTESAKPPLFLEIGSSSPCIGDLCGQNRARNQSTEEKESPRSGRSHVHKSSGPCHATTGIQGPRAGLQPKQEMGQLLIRGADQQATHKTTPQLIRVAGSLPPGWTDPRPIQVVGPLPTGWAHSQSTLGTGPQAPRKTYSQAIRMASQQSTQEAQATKGAGLQATKVTDPQPARGTIPRATSGSDTQATGRASAPPLGSSSRPTMGEIPKVTSGPDTQATRKASAPPLESSSQPTMGAIPKVTSGPDTQATRKASAPPLESSSQPTMGAIPKVTSGSDTQATRKASAPPLKSNSRPTQGTGPIATHESETFSGSQAAWGKQERRSPRGSAPDSFFRLSPSVPPNDPFGQEQLRWGTVCACVVALFTFLVSKYL, encoded by the exons ATGGATTCCAAAGCTCAGAGCAAGAGAATGATCACGGATGTTGAGACATGGGAGAAGACATTTCAAGAACTGATCTGGCAGGAGAAACCCCGGGCCAGATGGACCCTCAAATTGGATGGGAACCTTCAGCCAAACTCCATGGCTCTAGGGTGGAAGCAATACCAGCAGAGAGCTTTTGGCAG GTTTCACTGTTCCTCATGCCATCGAAGCTGGGCTTCTGCCCAAGTACAGGTCCTATGTCACATGAATCTGGAGCACCAGAAGTCCCAGGGCCAGGTGCGTATGCGGCTCTTTGGTCAGAGGTGCCGGAGGTGTTCCCGGTCTCAATTTGAGAAGCCTGAGTTCTCCACGCAGAGTACGGAGAGGATCCTGACAAACCTGGTACAGCGTATTCTAGAGCGATTCTACAGAAACGGCATCAGGAAGGTCTCAGAGATACCAGTGATCCTGGAGTTGCCTTTGGTTGGATCCCACGACAAGGTCAACTGTGAGGCATGCGTTTTGGGCCACTGTGtacagaacttacaaaacagtGTGACAGAGTCAGCCAAACCTCCTCTCTTCTTGGAAATTGGGAGTTCTTCTCCTTGCATTGGTGACCTTTGTGGCCAAAACCGAGCCAGAAACCAGTCAACTGAGGAAAAGGAGTCTCCAAGGAGTGGACGTTCTCATGTCCATAAGAGCTCAGGGCCCTGCCATGCCACCACTGGGATCCAAGGGCCTAGAGCAGGACTTCAGCCCAAACAGGAGATGGGCCAACTGCTCATTCGAGGGGCAGACCAGCAGGCCACACACAAAACAACCCCACAGCTCATCCGAGTAGCAGGATCACTTCCCCCAGGGTGGACAGACCCACGGCCCATACAAGTAGTAGGTCCACTACCTACAGGGTGGGCTCATTCACAATCCACTCTGGGAACAGGACCACAGGCCCCCCGGAAGACATATTCTCAGGCTATAAGAATGGCAAGCCAACAGTCAACACAGGAGGCACAAGCCACAAAAGGGGCAGGTCTTCAGGCCACAAAGGTGACAGACCCACAGCCTGCAAGGGGGACAATCCCAAGGGCCACATCAGGGTCAGACACTCAGGCTACAGGAAGGGCAAGTGCCCCACCACTGGGGTCAAGCTCACGGCCCACAATGGGGGAAATCCCCAAGGTCACATCAGGACCAGACACTCAGGCTACAAGGAAGGCAAGTGCTCCACCACTGGAGTCAAGCTCACAGCCCACAATGGGGGCAATCCCCAAGGTCACATCAGGACCAGACACTCAGGCTACAAGGAAGGCAAGTGCTCCACCACTGGAGTCAAGCTCACAGCCCACAATGGGGGCAATCCCCAAGGTCACATCAGGATCAGACACTCAGGCTACAAGGAAGGCAAGTGCCCCACCACTAAAATCAAACTCACGGCCCACACAGGGGACGGGCCCCATAGCTACACATGAGTCTGAGACCTTCAGTGGAAGTCAAGCTGCCTGGGGCAAGCAGGAGAGGCGCTCACCCAGAGGGTCTGCTCCAGACAGCTTTTTCAGATTATCTCCCTCAGTGCCACCAAATGATCCCTTTGGCCAGGAGCAGCTCAGGTGGGGCACTGTCTGTGCCTGTGTTGTTGCTCTGTTTACCTTTCTTGTATCTAAATACTTATAA